The region CACCTTCGTTGGTCATATCCGGCAGTAAGTCGGTGTTTCTAACTTGCTTTACTGCCATAATGGTTGTGTATACTGTATAGCCAAATATGGTTtgaaaaactataatatcataaatcttatattttatatatgtcaatgagtTTAGGTGTTTAGAAATGAGTGCTCggaacaaatttataataatatcttagCAACCAGTCTGGCGAAAGACAGTctggaaaaaaataagtatggaacgcagtgttcttttctctatgttaGCAACCATTAGCAACAACTCACAGAGAAAAAACACTATACAACGTATCTTAGCAACGTAAGCTAGTAATGTTcagatctcagaataatattttttttattcaagtCTATGGATTTCAGTTGTGAAGTCAGAGTAGGCCTACGGAAATCGTCATGgtagtttttaattatttggaACTGGCAATCATTGTATGATTTCCGGATCCGCCATCTAACGACAGACGCCATTTTTCTAATATAGCCATTTTATTTCTGGGAGCTTGACAGCGTGTTGCAAAGAAATATTTGTGACGCCATTTTGTGCTTTGTGCTATTCATTTCTATCAAGCCGCTAGAAGTGGCATTATTCATATTTTCTGTGTGATTTTCTATTTAAATTAACCAAAATGAGTTACGGTAGACCGCCGCCCCGTATTGACGGGATGGTGTCGTTGAAAGTGGACAACCTGACCTATCGTACTACTCCGGAAGATTTACGACGAGTCTTTGAAAGATGTGGTGAAGTTGGAGATATTTACATTCCCAGGGACCGATACACTAGAGAAAGCCGTGGTTTTGCTTTTGTCCGGTAAGTAATTAAGACCATGCTACGTTCTGATGTGATGGCTACCTGCCGGCTTCAGGTTATTAACCTACGTTGTTTGGGCAGATTCTACGATCGCCGTGACGCCGAGGAGGCCTTGGACTCGCTGGACGGTCGGATGCTGGACGGCAGAGAGCTGCGAGTGCAGATGGCGCGCTACGGACGTCCCTCTTCACCATACAGAAGCCGGTAAGTTAAATGctaccctatattttttattcgtaAATACCAGTTTCACACGAAACACGTAAGAAATGCTAAAGAAAATACCATGCTATCCATTGTTAATTATTGAGTAACATTTTTTGAAAGTTAATGATTTGAAATTTTCTGAATATTTACTGTTGTGTTGCAGCAAGTCCCGTCATGGATCCAGGTCCCGCTCACGCTCCCGCTCGCGCCGTCGCTCCTACTCCAAGTCGAGGTCTCGTTCCCGCTCCCGGTCCCGCTCGGACTCGAAGAGCTCCCGCGGACGTTCTCGCTCCCGCAGCCGCTCCAGGTCCCGCTCTCGCCATTGATGTGCCGAGTGAGTTCATGCTTCATTTATTATAACCTAGAACTcagttgaaaaataaaataatgctgtTTCACAGAATTATTGAAACAAAGGATGTCagaaatattgttataattattacaaaagaaCTTAAAATTGTTGGTGTTTAAAGTCATAGAAAAGACTATTATTACTTCAgcactattttattttaaccttCTGATTTTTTGTTACAGGGTAGAGATGGTACCGGTGGTGTCCTGATGAGCTGAGCTGACCTAAGAGCTGCCAGCCTTCAGGCCAGGTACTATGCTACTTCACCTTACTATCTAAGACCCTACACAGACCTTGCTATGATCGCCATAGTGGATTTCAATGtaatagtttatttaagttttttaatcaACTAAGCCTTTTGTGTAACTCAATCAACAAAATTTGATTTCTTTAGCTGTAACATGTTAAACCTAGACACCAGGATTGTAAATTTCACATGAATAAAATGTGATGCTAATTTAGTGATGTAAGATAGTAAAGTCACTATATTGGAAATGTTGTATTGAAATTTAATCAATTCTAATTGTAGCAATTTAATTAGAATTACTGTGTGCAAACTTTGCACTAGTTGTGGGTCTGCACATAACTGTACTTTCAGGTTTAGCCACTAAATTGTAGAAGATTAATGTTCCACCAAAATTGGGCATTCATAATTTGGGACTACTACAGGAtctggtaaaattataatctgaCTACATATTTTTTCGGTTTCTGGCAGTGAAGGAAAGACTTAGGACATTAAACAGCATGAGTATATCTAAGATATTCATAAATTAATGGTCTATTTGTTTAGCACCTCTGTCAAAAGAAGTTTATTTTAAGATCCAATCTAATATTCTAGATTAGCACTAGTGTAAGCTACGTCATGATGTGTAATATTAATGTAACTGTTGGTATGCTCAGGGCGAGGCgtgcgcggggcgcgggcggcggggagGGGGGTGCGGTGTGCTGACAACTGCTGTATGCTGTTGTGGCCGTTCCTAAGTTATGagtatttactattttttgaCAGAGACACGTATTTTGTCGCACATGTTGGTGGGACTCTGTGCCTTACTATCATTATTAATTCTAGATACatacattttcatattttaattcaaCTAAGTACACATGACTCAATATAAACATTCACAGTCATAGACTGATAGCAGAGCAATAGTTTTCAAAGTAATACCAGGATGGCCACAGCTGATGCAGATTGTGGCAGGCAGAAGGACAGTCCTAAACTAATACGAGCTTTGTTTTGGCAGGCCGGTGCTGCTGGCCTGTTTGCTGATGCTGAGCCTGAGCTGTATGCTGTGTTTCCAGGTAGCTGACCAACTGGCTGGGGCACTTGGTAACCTTGTCGACACCCTCCCACGCCCTGACTAATTACATAGTTTGTTTGTGAAATTTTGCCTTGCAGAAAATGTTTTCATGCCCCAATGggcaaaaatattttcttcaagTCACTCCGGTGAGACAATCCAGTTAAGATTATGAACTGTGTTTCATAAAGAACAAATATATAACTGGACTGTCTCATTTGTTTTAGATATTTAGTAGTTTCATCAtgattgtttattttgaatggACCACCCTCAAAGTAAATATAGGACAGCAAGAAAGAAGAAATACAACATTGGACACCTGGCACTGGATATTGTGAAAGTAACttcttcataataataaacatagttacacatttttctgttttttatttctttacacAAAACATTCTTATAGAAGTCAGAAATATTCCAAGTTAGGTTGGATTTGAAGATAGCTTAGTCATTCCAAGTTCATAGAATCAAGACTTCATCCTACAATGGTGTTGGCTCCTCTCAGCTGCAAATAACCGGCTGTTATGTCCATGGGCAAACTTCTGACAGTAGCAAATTCATCTGCATTGCTGTAATATAGCTTGGAATGCCTGTCTATGTATGGCGCTGGTAATCCAGAGATATCAGAATATTTCTTTGTTGGCTTGAATGTTGGTGGTGCATTGATGGAGTAATCTAGAAAAAGTACGATAAAATGAGAGCTTTGTTTTGTCAGATTAAATATACAGAGAGTAAACGAATGAGTATACAACTTACATAAAACAGCATCATTAGGCCACGGTAAAGCTCTTTCAGCTGTcgttatttgttttaaattccGCCACATGCGCTTTTTACAACCACTCTTAACCAAGAATTTGTTTTCTGCtttaaaacactttttttCTGTTTCTGCCGTCATCTCTtttctataattataatcttgCTTTTACGTAAAATTGtgaaattcaattttatttcatgaaagtaaataaacaatagcCTATGCCTAAAACCATAGACCTAATTTGACTTTGACAGTAgaatgtactctgtgattagTTGATGGCgtgctcagaataataacagctTCGCTTCAGCTGAAAAAGAAGACTCCAAGGAAAGTACTTGGACGTTGCacgacaaaagtttttcataaTGACCCCATGAGTCCATTTCAGCTTGTCCtgagtcaactttttttgacAATGTTCCTTTCTTCCGTTGCCGCGTTGTAGTGATTCTGATccgatttatttattattctgagtacGGTGACGTATCGTTTTCACCCCAGAATAGTTTTTAATCTTATGCTTAGCACGTGGACGTCAACTAAACGTCAAATCTTTTAAGGTTATGCTTTTGCATTGTGTTGGGtttatcataattttaaatgtggTGAATATTAGTTAAATAATGGATATCGTTAATGAGATATTAGAAAGAGAGCAGAAGAAGGCGGAGAAGTATAAACCAATCACAGTTGAAAAGCATTTAGAACTAGAATTCGACATAGGAACACTCTTAGCTTCGGACACAAATGATTTGGACACAAAAGCACTGAGGTAAATAGGAATTACGTTTCAAACATTACTACTTATTGAGTCTCTAATTAAGTAAAACCTAATGATACATATTTTGTCCTTTAGATCAAACAAAGATGAATATTTGCAAGCTCTGTCCAGAGATAACACACAGTTGCTACTCAACAAAATCTGGGAACTACCCACGGAGAGACTCGACGAAGCCATTGTGGTGAGGCTGCCCGCGCCGAAGACCGTTCTCCCGCGGTCTAAGCCGGTGCCGAAGCCCAAACCCCTCACCAAATGGCAAGAGTTTGCTAAAGCTAAAGGGATCACAAAGAAAAAGAAGGACAAACTTCACTGGGATGAAGCTTTACAGAAATGGGTGCCTTTGTATGGGTGAGTTTACAAGCtggttaatttattattacttgtcattaattaattacttctAAGTATTCATACAAAGCAATTTCACTGTAcatttcttctttttttttcaatttcaattcaaaaatattttattcatgtgAAGCTTACGACTAAGGTACATGCTTATGAGCCCCAAGCTAGAATGTAGCTTATGTGGGCAAACGCTCATATCAAGTTTGAATGTTATTGTAATCCTTAGGTAATTTTAACAGTTAAATTATGTTCTATCTACACATGGTCTCCAAAATATTGTAAGAGTTTTTAGtttccaaataaaataaatcatttttctCTAATAATTTTATGCTGAGTGTATTTcataaactaatttaatttcagtttcaaGAAGGCAGCTGCAGAAAAAGAAAAGAACTGGGTTATTGAAGTGCCTGGCAATGCTGATCCTATGACAGACATGTTTGAGAAGAAAGCGAGTGAAAAGTCAGAGAAAGTTGCCAAGAATGAGCTGCAGAGGCTCAAGAACATTGCCAGATCTAGGAAAGTGAAGATACCAAGAGTGGGGCTGCCAGTCACCTCTGACAAGGCTTCTGCATCacaggtattttatttacatatattttaattaacagtCACACTAAGATAAAAGTTGCAGGTTCATACATtcctttatacatattatgtaagtactataTGGTACTTTAATTGATCAAGTCATTAGTATTTCTAACAAACACCTTAAAAATTCACAGCTAAATACTGCAGCAATAGTGGCCAAGGCATCCACAGCTTCACTTGGAAAGTTCCAAGACAAATTACCAAAAGAGAAGGAAGCCAGAGGGAAGGGTATTCATGAACTGATACCGGGGAAAGAACGCAAGAGGAAGGCGCCCATACCCAACTCTACAGTGGAGAAAGAAAATAACTTGAACCTACTTGACAGAATCCTGAACAAGAGACCCAAAATTGACTTGGACAAGGCAGTCAACCAGCACATTCACCATGAGCAAGTCGAGTAAGTAGCATTCTtgtttttttgcagaataggAACTCATTTCTCTCTTATACTTGCATAATGATAAAACCTAAATGAAATGCAAAATTAAGTTCAATGCTAATTAACATAAAGAGAATACTAAATAGCTATCTCTTCTTCCAGGAGGTCAAATGAAAAGAAGAACTTCAAACCTTCCAAAGGCAAAGGCAAGGGGAAGGGCAATGCCAGCAACTTCTCTGCCAAGAAGCCAAAGGCCGGCAAGGGTCAGCGGAATCCCGGCAAGACCAGTCAGGGACGGAAGAGGAGATAAGAGTAATATActctatttttttctttatttacccCCCACAATACAGTCTGTTATCCTACATCTatcttgtttcatttactggCAGTTTCGAAGAGCAGGCACTTACATTGGAAAGTTGGTTAAGATTACGTATTTACGTCACAAGTAGTCTTGCCTTTATTACTGTCTTCAGGTAACAGATTAATCACATCTTTACTCTTGATATAAAAGTCGTGTTCATCTAGATTACTTCCCATAATGACATTATGATAATGTACTTGGTAAAAATCGTGCAATAGGGTATAGAAGCAGGTTTTCAGTGAAACAATCTATGTCTTCatgactttttattttaacatattatagaatacatacataatacatgtaAACAATGTTGGTTTTCTAATATGATACACtgcatttgtgttttttaGTTGATTTAGTATatctaataaatacatttatataatttattgcaGTTTTCTAATAGctataaataactttaaaatgttGAGAATACGAATATGAATATAATCTACAATGCTATAACAATTTCAGATTAATAATTGTCTTAGGAGGAGATTGGGAATCTAATACTGTAAATTTTGAACACTTTAATAATTCATATCCTATTTGGCACAttctaattatttaaaagCCACAAAGTTAGGTAAAGCTACGATGGAAGCATCTACACTACACATTAATATTgctaaataaattactaaGGGACTGTCTGTTGGAAAGTTAGAAAATAAAGCCATTTACCACTACCGAAGCTTTGGTACTTAAACGTAAATAAGCTTTATCGAAGTCAGAAAAACTCTAtgtagatattatattatgtatacataatatctaCAGATTTATGTATGTGTAAATCCATAGGACTATACACTACTGCTCACCTAAATGAAATTGTCCTATGGGAAACATTAAACCACCATtgtcataatataattaaaatgcattaggtataatacaaattaatatttaaaacctGCATAAAACAGTCCCATATATTTTACCAACTATAACAAATTTACTACTTAGTTAAACCTACAATAACCACCGTCAAATCTTTCTAATTGTTTACCTAAATTATTGTTCCTAAGTTCCTAGTTCCAAGTGagaaaaatagttttaaaccGTATTCATTTTTGCTTTGTaggaaaatatatatttttataaatgtttcattttatattttggttgaaatataaaaaaatacttaaatgaaattattatggCTACCTACCACCCTGTATTTATATGGATTATTGATATCTAATTTCaatgatttttatttcttatttattaaatggtaagctctatattatatttattgttctTTCGGATTAAACATGTGAATATTCCAAGTCTAGAGTTTTTATAGAGCTATAGTTAAAGGAACCTTAGGAAGGTATGGCCAACTGCtcttatatattattgtaatgagATTTCTAAATTTCTTATTGTGTTAGTAGGTTTCCAGTTTTACAATTAGCTCTCGTTTATCTTTCCATTGTTAATGTATAAATTAGAAGCTCTTACATAATACAAGTAAATGTATTCATTACCTACATTAGGGATAGGAGATCAATTTAGGGAATAGCAAAGTTTAGTTTATCTAACATctacattattataacattAACAGTGTAAATAAATCACTACTTATGAAGGCTACGTAGTACAcaatttacttacataatatctattaagtaaatataatgtgGATGCCTTCATTGAGATATTGCAAATCTTACACATAActacattcatttatttttaaagacaGTTTGTTTAGTACAAGTCTAGCTGGTAATAGACTTGCATGATCATGGCAGGATccttttttacccgactgccgaaggaggagggta is a window of Plutella xylostella chromosome 17, ilPluXylo3.1, whole genome shotgun sequence DNA encoding:
- the LOC105380224 gene encoding ribosome biogenesis regulatory protein homolog, with the translated sequence MDIVNEILEREQKKAEKYKPITVEKHLELEFDIGTLLASDTNDLDTKALRSNKDEYLQALSRDNTQLLLNKIWELPTERLDEAIVVRLPAPKTVLPRSKPVPKPKPLTKWQEFAKAKGITKKKKDKLHWDEALQKWVPLYGFKKAAAEKEKNWVIEVPGNADPMTDMFEKKASEKSEKVAKNELQRLKNIARSRKVKIPRVGLPVTSDKASASQLNTAAIVAKASTASLGKFQDKLPKEKEARGKGIHELIPGKERKRKAPIPNSTVEKENNLNLLDRILNKRPKIDLDKAVNQHIHHEQVERSNEKKNFKPSKGKGKGKGNASNFSAKKPKAGKGQRNPGKTSQGRKRR
- the LOC105380220 gene encoding INO80 complex subunit C, yielding MTAETEKKCFKAENKFLVKSGCKKRMWRNLKQITTAERALPWPNDAVLYYSINAPPTFKPTKKYSDISGLPAPYIDRHSKLYYSNADEFATVRSLPMDITAGYLQLRGANTIVG
- the LOC105380221 gene encoding serine/arginine-rich splicing factor 2, whose translation is MSYGRPPPRIDGMVSLKVDNLTYRTTPEDLRRVFERCGEVGDIYIPRDRYTRESRGFAFVRFYDRRDAEEALDSLDGRMLDGRELRVQMARYGRPSSPYRSRKSRHGSRSRSRSRSRRRSYSKSRSRSRSRSRSDSKSSRGRSRSRSRSRSRSRH